From Fundulus heteroclitus isolate FHET01 chromosome 14, MU-UCD_Fhet_4.1, whole genome shotgun sequence, the proteins below share one genomic window:
- the LOC118565787 gene encoding uncharacterized protein LOC118565787: protein MICRILLLIILNSCLCAATFVVNVTQSSYQADENHSITLEWTFTTTPDPPWRFLFIYCYLLTPRKESVLYQVHDGVEVSESQDEQFSGRVQSDKDVLREGLIRLHVSRLRTEDSGQYYCDVKTDDGSGSAGTIITVTDPKSAKMMTTEPVVPMNLITPAPQDETISTGPRSRLPLCFAVISFIISLSSIFIFKLKTNKKFEEKLLRQASALECGCLAQEQISVHVDGSSSRSSLLQLSEGSDSNQQLQHQGNPEEELSLQSEEYG, encoded by the exons ATGATCTGCAGGATCCTGCTGCTCATCATCCTCAACTCATGTCTCTGTG cagcaacatttgtAGTGAATGTGACACAGAGCTCCTATCAGGCAGATGAGAACCACAGCATCACTCTGGAGTGGACCTTCACCACCACACCTGATCCACCCTGGAGATTTCTGTTTATCTACTGCTACTTGTTAACTCCTAGGAAAGAATCAGTCCTTTATCAG GTCCATGATGGTGTTGAGGTGTCAGAGTCTCAGGATGAACAGTTTTCAGGACGAGTCCAGAGTGACAAAGACGTCCTCAGAGAAGGACTAATAAGACTCCATGTGTCCAGACTGAGGACTGAAGACTCTGGACAGTATTACTGTGATGTGAAGACTGATGATGGATCTGGATCTGCCGGAACCATCATCACAGTCACTG ACCCAAAGTCAGCCAAGATGATGACAACAGAACCGGTTGTTCCCATGAACCTCATCACTCCAGCCCCACAGGATGAGACCATCAGTACCG GACCCCGGTCCAGGCTGCCtttgtgttttgctgttatttcctTCATCATTTCTCTGAGTTCAATTTTCATCTTCAAACTTAAAACGAACAAGAA atttgaAGAGAAACTGCTGAGACAAGCCTCTGCCTTAGAGTGTGGATGCCTTGCTCAAGAGCAGATCAGTGTTCATGTAGATGGGAGCTCCTCGAGGTCTTCTCTCCTGCAGCTTTCTGAGGGCTCGGATTCAAACCAGCAACTGCAGCATCAAGGAAACCCTGAAGAAGAGCTGAGCCTTCAGTCAGAGGAGTATGGATGA